In Sphingobacterium sp. lm-10, one DNA window encodes the following:
- a CDS encoding RluA family pseudouridine synthase, whose amino-acid sequence MSETHPHFHPLTAASEALPDLFTFPFSYDPHPLSIRAAEQVKAYLQKQQDFSHNFGLVPGEDGLAIGKMFGVMVVKDKHGKLGFLAAVSGKLANSNQHAFFVPPVYDMLDEEGFFLKEEQRINEINREIAALKVSEEWLHARQRLQDIKKENEKLVEAARFKQKQQKSARKQIRENLDATLSESARAEILADLIKQSYRDQHEYNLVKQHCDAHLNIMQADEQHWQKRLNHLKEERKQRSSALQQKIFDQYQFLNAEGDIRSVLAIFRDLANGIPPAGAGECAAPKLFQYAYQHNFTPICMAEFWWGTSPSAEVRRHEQFYPSCRGKCEPILNFMMQGLAVEPNPLLQPLETPSGLDIIFEDDHFIVVNKPAELLSVPGIHIKDSVYTRILAICKDITGPVIIHRLDMSTSGIMLLAKHKEAHRHIQDQFIKHQVTKRYTALLDGIIPHKEGVIDLPLRVDLDDRPRQMVCYTHGKPAQTRYRVVEFADGKTRIHFFPLTGRTHQLRVHAAHRLGLHTPIMGDDLYGDKADRLHLHAGHIAFIHPASGEKLVFEVADPF is encoded by the coding sequence ATGTCCGAAACTCATCCTCATTTCCACCCTTTGACGGCTGCATCCGAGGCGCTGCCTGATCTGTTCACTTTTCCCTTCAGTTACGATCCTCATCCATTGAGTATCCGCGCAGCGGAACAGGTGAAAGCATATCTTCAGAAACAACAGGATTTCTCGCACAATTTTGGATTGGTTCCAGGAGAAGATGGTTTAGCCATTGGAAAGATGTTTGGCGTGATGGTGGTGAAAGATAAACATGGAAAGCTTGGTTTTTTGGCGGCAGTGTCTGGAAAATTGGCCAACAGTAATCAACATGCATTTTTTGTACCTCCAGTGTACGACATGCTGGATGAAGAAGGTTTCTTTCTAAAAGAAGAACAGCGAATCAATGAGATCAATCGGGAAATTGCAGCATTAAAGGTATCTGAAGAATGGCTTCATGCCCGACAACGACTTCAGGACATCAAAAAGGAGAATGAAAAGTTAGTGGAAGCAGCTCGATTCAAACAAAAACAACAAAAAAGTGCTCGGAAGCAAATTCGTGAAAATCTGGATGCTACGCTTTCGGAATCAGCACGCGCTGAAATTCTGGCCGATCTGATTAAACAAAGTTACCGCGACCAGCACGAATACAATCTGGTCAAACAGCATTGCGATGCTCACCTGAATATAATGCAGGCAGACGAGCAGCACTGGCAGAAGCGCCTGAACCATTTAAAAGAAGAGCGTAAGCAACGTTCCTCTGCGCTGCAACAAAAGATATTTGATCAGTACCAATTTCTAAATGCCGAAGGCGATATACGGAGTGTATTGGCGATATTTCGTGATCTGGCCAACGGAATACCACCGGCCGGTGCGGGAGAATGTGCCGCCCCGAAACTATTTCAATATGCTTATCAGCATAATTTCACGCCTATTTGCATGGCCGAATTCTGGTGGGGCACCTCGCCTTCTGCAGAAGTGCGTCGGCACGAGCAATTTTATCCATCTTGCCGGGGTAAATGTGAGCCCATATTGAATTTTATGATGCAAGGCTTGGCGGTAGAACCCAATCCGTTACTGCAACCGTTAGAAACGCCTTCTGGACTGGATATTATATTTGAAGATGATCACTTCATCGTGGTCAACAAACCTGCTGAACTGCTTTCTGTACCAGGTATACATATCAAAGATTCGGTGTATACACGGATTTTAGCGATATGCAAAGATATTACTGGGCCGGTCATTATTCATCGGCTCGACATGTCCACGTCTGGCATTATGTTACTGGCCAAACACAAGGAAGCACATCGTCACATCCAAGATCAATTTATTAAACATCAAGTGACGAAGCGTTATACTGCCTTATTGGATGGAATTATTCCCCACAAAGAAGGAGTTATTGATCTTCCGCTACGGGTAGATCTGGATGATCGACCTCGGCAAATGGTCTGTTATACCCATGGTAAGCCTGCACAAACACGCTATCGTGTGGTAGAATTTGCTGATGGAAAAACAAGAATACATTTCTTCCCGCTAACAGGGCGTACGCATCAATTACGCGTACACGCGGCACACCGTTTAGGTCTGCATACACCCATTATGGGAGATGATCTGTATGGGGACAAGGCAGATCGGTTACATTTGCACGCGGGCCACATCGCATTCATACATCCTGCTTCCGGTGAAAAACTCGTGTTCGAAGTAGCAGATCCTTTTTAG
- a CDS encoding ABC transporter permease subunit produces the protein MAKQVSTRFVRNRLRKEKIAKLLMQLCGITITGSLFFIVGTILYKGLPYLSWEMVSQSPQGGFYIGKGGGILNAILGSLYLALASTGIATLIGVPISLYLNLYVPKDSFIARSAKLLFDVLFGIPSIVYGAIAFSIMIWLGIRASLLGGIITITLLTIPIVVRTIDELLKTVPIDLTQVTFSLGATRWEAARVVLKYIKPGIFTAILLAFGRAIGDVAGVLLTTGFSDNMPKYIDEPAATLPLAIFFQLSSPIPEVQGRAYASALVLTIIILFIVLCTHLLAAKQKKHKL, from the coding sequence ATGGCTAAGCAAGTGTCGACTAGATTTGTCAGAAACCGTCTACGTAAAGAAAAAATCGCTAAGTTATTGATGCAGCTATGTGGTATCACGATCACGGGTTCCTTATTCTTTATCGTGGGTACTATTCTATATAAAGGATTGCCCTACCTATCTTGGGAAATGGTTTCTCAATCACCGCAAGGCGGATTTTATATTGGCAAAGGCGGTGGTATCCTGAATGCTATTTTGGGTTCCTTGTATCTGGCTCTTGCATCTACCGGTATCGCTACATTGATTGGTGTTCCGATTTCGCTGTACCTCAATCTGTATGTGCCGAAGGATTCATTCATCGCGCGTAGCGCAAAATTACTGTTTGATGTACTATTCGGTATTCCTTCCATCGTATATGGTGCCATTGCCTTCAGTATAATGATTTGGTTGGGCATTCGCGCCTCGTTGTTAGGAGGTATTATCACGATCACTTTACTAACTATTCCTATTGTGGTGCGTACCATCGACGAATTGTTAAAAACGGTTCCTATTGATTTGACACAGGTTACTTTCTCTCTGGGGGCAACACGTTGGGAAGCAGCTCGAGTGGTATTGAAATACATTAAGCCCGGCATTTTTACGGCTATTCTATTGGCCTTTGGCAGGGCAATTGGCGATGTGGCAGGTGTATTACTCACCACGGGGTTTAGCGACAACATGCCCAAATATATCGACGAACCAGCAGCTACACTGCCTTTGGCAATTTTCTTTCAGTTAAGCAGCCCGATTCCCGAAGTGCAAGGTAGAGCCTACGCTTCGGCATTGGTATTAACTATCATCATTTTATTCATTGTTCTATGTACACACTTACTGGCAGCGAAACAAAAGAAACACAAACTGTGA
- the uxaC gene encoding glucuronate isomerase, with protein sequence MKKFLDDNFLLRTTTAQSLYHQVAKHLPIIDYHNHLSPQQVAENSTFDNISQVWLNGDHYKWRAMRANGIAEKYITGNASDKEKFLKWAETVPYTLRNPLYHWTHLELQRYFGISELLSPKTAEKIYEETVEKLKTPAFSVHGLLQQMNVEVICTTDDPTDSLIYHQQFAQQKAGFKMLPAFRPDKAMQVDDCGAFNQYVDLLESVTNIAIGDFKSYLDALKKRHDYFANHGCSVSDHGLEHIYAEDYTEQEIAEIFHKIRLDRPISLQENHQFKSAMLVYFAQWDHEKGWVQQYHLGALRNNNTRMLGLSGPDTGWDSMGDFSQARALSKFLNRLDAEDQLTKTIIYNLNPADNEMIATMVGNFNDGSIAGKVQFGSAWWFLDQKDGMTKQLNTLSNMGLLSRLVGMLTDSRSFLSFPRHEYFRRLLCDILGEDVEQGELPEDMEWIGKIVSDICYYNAKDYFKF encoded by the coding sequence ATGAAGAAATTTTTAGACGACAACTTCCTATTACGCACCACCACTGCGCAAAGCCTCTACCATCAAGTAGCTAAGCATTTACCTATTATTGATTACCATAATCATTTAAGTCCACAACAGGTGGCCGAGAATAGTACGTTTGATAATATTAGTCAGGTTTGGTTAAATGGTGATCACTACAAGTGGCGTGCGATGCGAGCCAACGGTATCGCAGAAAAATACATTACGGGTAATGCTTCTGATAAAGAGAAATTCTTAAAATGGGCAGAAACGGTACCATACACCCTGCGTAATCCCCTATATCATTGGACCCATTTAGAGTTACAGCGCTATTTTGGTATCAGTGAGTTATTGTCTCCAAAAACAGCTGAAAAAATATATGAAGAGACGGTTGAAAAGCTGAAAACGCCGGCCTTTTCTGTACATGGATTGCTACAGCAGATGAATGTAGAAGTCATTTGTACGACAGACGATCCAACAGACTCCTTAATATACCATCAACAATTTGCGCAGCAGAAAGCAGGCTTTAAGATGCTTCCGGCTTTTAGGCCAGACAAAGCAATGCAGGTAGATGATTGTGGGGCGTTCAACCAATATGTTGATCTGCTAGAATCGGTAACCAACATTGCTATTGGTGATTTCAAAAGTTACCTCGATGCGCTGAAAAAACGTCACGATTACTTCGCTAACCATGGTTGTAGCGTTTCTGATCACGGGCTGGAGCATATCTATGCAGAGGATTACACGGAACAAGAGATCGCCGAAATCTTTCATAAGATTAGACTAGATCGGCCAATTTCTTTGCAGGAGAATCATCAATTCAAATCTGCCATGTTGGTGTATTTTGCCCAATGGGATCACGAGAAGGGTTGGGTACAACAATATCATTTGGGTGCGTTGCGTAATAATAATACGCGTATGCTTGGATTGAGTGGTCCCGACACGGGATGGGACTCCATGGGAGATTTCAGTCAGGCGCGCGCATTATCGAAGTTTCTAAATCGTTTGGATGCGGAGGATCAATTGACGAAAACCATTATTTACAATTTGAATCCTGCGGATAATGAAATGATCGCTACGATGGTGGGTAATTTTAATGATGGCTCTATAGCGGGCAAAGTACAGTTTGGTTCTGCTTGGTGGTTTTTAGATCAGAAAGACGGGATGACTAAGCAATTAAATACCTTGTCGAATATGGGATTGCTTAGCCGATTAGTCGGCATGTTGACCGATTCCCGAAGTTTCCTGTCGTTTCCACGTCATGAATATTTTCGCAGATTGCTATGCGATATTCTGGGGGAAGATGTGGAGCAGGGCGAATTGCCTGAAGACATGGAATGGATCGGCAAGATCGTTTCTGATATCTGCTACTACAATGCGAAGGATTATTTTAAATTTTAA
- a CDS encoding DUF4268 domain-containing protein, giving the protein MYGRDEVKKIKEAFWTAYGQYMRVVPFADAEKQSWINYKTGVKHLFFRMEADNKVARIAIEIDHPDAGMRALMYAQFEQYRGLLEGELEEAWDWLPKAQDPYGKEFSCIQTTIQANIMEKEDWPKLISFFKPRIIGLDSFWSSAKYAFELFT; this is encoded by the coding sequence TTGTACGGAAGGGACGAGGTAAAGAAGATAAAAGAAGCATTTTGGACAGCTTATGGACAATATATGCGCGTAGTTCCTTTTGCAGACGCCGAAAAGCAGAGTTGGATTAATTATAAAACAGGCGTAAAGCACTTGTTTTTTCGCATGGAGGCGGACAATAAGGTTGCACGAATAGCCATTGAGATCGATCATCCAGACGCAGGTATGCGCGCTTTGATGTATGCTCAATTTGAACAATATCGCGGCTTACTGGAGGGAGAGTTGGAAGAAGCCTGGGATTGGCTGCCAAAAGCGCAAGATCCCTATGGAAAAGAATTCTCCTGTATACAAACGACTATCCAAGCCAATATTATGGAAAAAGAAGACTGGCCTAAACTGATTTCTTTCTTCAAACCACGGATAATCGGCCTAGATAGCTTTTGGTCTTCGGCAAAATATGCGTTTGAATTATTTACTTAA
- a CDS encoding cation:dicarboxylase symporter family transporter — translation MQKSKIAFVTLITIALASIITLLTEFDFISISTSGMMAVRWITAIVLIANALVRRNLTTWILTSMALGVFIGVDFPNVARALQPLSQGFIKLVKTIVGPILFATLVYGIAGHSDLKQVGRMAWKSLLYFFCATTCAIFIGLAAINITQAGVGIDVENMPHEELPQSTSTVSASDLAALEHIDESAHGIYKFAAFFRDTFPENIVKSVYENKVLQIVVFAVIFGIGLAMVPEEKRKPMVAFTESLSETMFKFTNLIMYFAPIGVGAAMAYTVGHLGVEILKNLFMLLATLYIALIFFILLVLFPVMIYLKIPIKQFLAAIKEPVSIAFATTSSDAALPKAMSAMERFGVPRKIVSFVIPTGYSFNLDGTSLYLSLASIFVAQAAGMDLSFGQQLLIAFTLMITSKGVAAVPRASLIILIATADQFGLPTFVIAAILGIDELMDMARTSVNVIGNCLATVVVAKWEGEFDAEAPFRQDEEIAE, via the coding sequence ATGCAAAAATCAAAAATTGCTTTTGTAACACTTATAACCATTGCATTAGCTTCTATTATTACCTTACTAACGGAGTTCGATTTTATCAGCATTTCCACCAGCGGGATGATGGCTGTGCGTTGGATTACAGCTATCGTACTTATTGCTAACGCGTTGGTTCGCCGCAACTTGACCACCTGGATATTAACCAGTATGGCACTTGGCGTATTCATTGGAGTCGACTTCCCAAATGTGGCGCGTGCGTTGCAACCGCTTAGTCAGGGATTCATCAAATTGGTCAAGACAATCGTAGGACCAATCTTATTTGCGACATTGGTATATGGTATAGCCGGTCATTCCGATCTTAAGCAGGTCGGCCGTATGGCTTGGAAATCATTGTTATATTTTTTCTGTGCGACCACCTGTGCTATTTTTATTGGACTAGCTGCTATCAATATTACGCAGGCAGGTGTGGGTATTGATGTCGAGAATATGCCTCACGAGGAATTGCCGCAATCTACATCAACCGTATCTGCCTCTGATCTAGCAGCCCTGGAGCATATTGATGAGTCGGCACATGGGATATACAAATTTGCCGCATTCTTCCGGGATACCTTTCCCGAGAACATTGTGAAATCAGTGTATGAGAACAAGGTTTTGCAGATTGTGGTTTTTGCGGTGATCTTCGGTATCGGCCTCGCAATGGTGCCAGAAGAAAAGCGTAAGCCCATGGTGGCGTTTACAGAAAGCCTCTCGGAAACCATGTTTAAGTTCACTAATCTCATTATGTACTTTGCACCAATCGGTGTCGGCGCAGCAATGGCCTATACGGTAGGGCATCTGGGCGTAGAGATTCTGAAGAACCTATTTATGTTGTTAGCAACACTCTATATAGCGTTGATATTCTTTATATTACTGGTTTTATTCCCAGTAATGATTTATCTTAAAATACCTATCAAACAATTCTTGGCTGCCATTAAAGAACCGGTTTCTATTGCCTTCGCGACGACCAGTTCCGATGCAGCATTGCCTAAAGCAATGAGTGCCATGGAGCGTTTTGGGGTACCTCGTAAGATTGTATCTTTCGTGATTCCGACGGGTTATAGCTTTAACTTAGATGGTACTTCTTTGTACCTTTCCTTGGCTTCCATTTTTGTGGCGCAAGCGGCAGGTATGGATTTGAGCTTCGGGCAGCAATTGCTAATTGCGTTTACGCTCATGATCACTTCCAAAGGAGTGGCTGCTGTACCTCGTGCTTCGCTGATTATCCTAATCGCTACCGCAGATCAGTTTGGCTTGCCGACATTTGTGATCGCTGCGATATTAGGTATCGACGAATTGATGGATATGGCGCGTACTTCCGTCAATGTAATCGGAAACTGTTTAGCGACGGTGGTTGTCGCGAAATGGGAAGGTGAGTTTGATGCCGAAGCACCTTTCCGTCAGGATGAGGAAATAGCAGAATAG
- a CDS encoding S1/P1 nuclease, whose protein sequence is MNYLFKSVIVLLMISITTTVFGWGMTGHRVISEIAEAHLNKKAKKNIYQLIGNQKLAYWSNWADFIKSDPNPELQKTGSWHFVNTSGNLSYSDFINELDQSPEDNLYKAYNALRADAKNRKGDLASRQQQLYFIIHLLADAHQPMHVSRKEDLGGNLIDITFFGRKGNIHRVWDSDLVDNEKYSYTEYARVLDFDKNNYTKYTQSSLEEWLYESHQLANQIYDDVAKDTNLSYKYIFRYKYTMEECLLKAGLRLAKELNYIYG, encoded by the coding sequence ATGAATTATCTATTTAAGTCCGTCATTGTACTCTTAATGATTAGCATTACCACCACTGTTTTTGGCTGGGGTATGACGGGGCACCGCGTTATTTCAGAAATTGCGGAAGCACATTTGAATAAAAAGGCGAAGAAAAACATCTATCAATTAATCGGTAATCAAAAGTTAGCGTACTGGTCGAACTGGGCAGACTTCATTAAATCTGATCCAAATCCTGAATTACAGAAAACAGGCTCCTGGCATTTTGTGAATACCAGTGGCAATCTTTCTTATTCGGATTTTATTAACGAGCTTGATCAATCTCCTGAAGACAACCTATACAAAGCCTATAATGCGCTCCGTGCCGATGCCAAGAACCGCAAAGGAGATTTAGCCAGTAGACAACAACAGTTATATTTCATTATTCACCTATTGGCCGATGCGCACCAACCGATGCACGTTAGTCGTAAGGAAGATTTGGGTGGCAATCTGATTGATATTACTTTCTTTGGTAGAAAAGGGAATATTCATCGTGTCTGGGATAGCGATTTGGTAGATAATGAAAAGTACAGCTACACAGAATATGCTCGTGTGCTAGACTTTGATAAAAACAACTATACTAAATATACCCAGTCATCACTAGAAGAATGGTTGTATGAGTCGCATCAATTGGCCAATCAGATTTATGATGATGTAGCGAAGGATACGAATTTGAGTTATAAGTACATTTTTCGCTACAAATATACCATGGAAGAATGCTTGTTAAAAGCAGGATTACGGTTAGCAAAAGAATTGAATTACATTTACGGTTAA
- a CDS encoding M13 family metallopeptidase, with protein sequence MKKTMIFAGVMLAATMASAQDNPAINLSHMDKTVRPQDDFYQFVNGNWMKTVEIPSDRARWGSFDELREMTDANTLKLLQEALEKDFAKGTDGQKIADLYRSYVDMDARNKHGIEPVKQQLADIQAVKNLKELYDYFVKYGAVGGNPFFGGYVGTHMKNSAINTVYLGGGGLGLGRTYYQKEDAKNTETLADYQEFINTLFPAYGQRTRDLKGPGIVAFEKSIAAKLKTVEESRDANKRYNPVAVKDLGGLVKNMDVAAYLKTMGFKADTVIIGELKYYQGLDEILNEQNLPIIKEYLSFHVMDGATGYLTKELEDLSFDFYGKKLRGQKEQRALDKRGLEFVNGNVGELLGKLYVAAYFPEEAKQTCEELVGYLRQSFDAHIRGLAWMSPATQEKALEKLSKFTVKIGYPDKWKDYSNLSVGTSLFANINDIKRWRFAENLAKQGKPVDKEEWGMSPQTVNAYYSPLNNEIVFPAAILQPPFYDYKADAAVNFGGIGAVIGHELSHGFDDSGSQYDGDGNLNNWWTDQDREKFEKAADALVAQFETYEPVPGVFVNGRFTLGENIGDLGGSSVAFDALQMYLKDKGNPGLIDGYTQEQRFFLSWATIWRTKTTDEFVVNQVKTDPHSPAQYRAFAPIINLDAFHNAFDTKPGDKMYIPKEDRIVIW encoded by the coding sequence ATGAAGAAAACGATGATCTTCGCTGGGGTTATGCTCGCTGCCACGATGGCCAGTGCGCAGGATAACCCGGCAATTAATCTATCTCACATGGACAAAACGGTACGTCCGCAGGACGATTTTTATCAATTTGTGAATGGCAACTGGATGAAGACAGTTGAGATTCCTTCAGACAGAGCGCGTTGGGGAAGTTTTGACGAGCTTCGGGAGATGACCGACGCGAATACGTTGAAATTGCTTCAAGAAGCGTTGGAGAAAGATTTTGCTAAAGGTACCGACGGACAAAAGATTGCGGATTTGTATCGTTCTTACGTAGACATGGATGCGCGTAATAAACACGGTATCGAACCTGTAAAACAACAGTTAGCAGACATACAGGCAGTCAAAAACTTGAAAGAACTGTATGACTATTTTGTGAAATACGGAGCTGTTGGTGGAAATCCGTTTTTTGGCGGATACGTAGGTACGCACATGAAAAATTCTGCTATCAATACCGTTTATCTTGGTGGCGGTGGCTTAGGCTTAGGTCGTACTTATTACCAGAAAGAGGATGCTAAGAATACCGAAACATTAGCGGATTACCAAGAGTTTATCAATACGTTGTTTCCGGCTTACGGACAAAGAACCCGTGATCTTAAAGGACCAGGCATCGTAGCATTCGAGAAATCTATCGCTGCAAAATTAAAAACGGTAGAAGAATCTCGTGATGCCAATAAGCGCTACAACCCTGTTGCTGTCAAAGATTTAGGTGGTTTAGTGAAGAATATGGACGTTGCTGCTTACTTGAAAACAATGGGTTTCAAAGCAGATACGGTGATCATTGGTGAATTGAAGTATTACCAAGGATTAGACGAAATCCTGAATGAGCAAAACTTGCCAATCATTAAAGAATACCTAAGCTTTCACGTGATGGATGGTGCCACAGGCTACTTGACAAAGGAGTTGGAAGATTTATCTTTTGACTTTTATGGTAAAAAGTTACGGGGACAAAAGGAGCAACGTGCGTTGGATAAAAGAGGTTTGGAATTTGTAAACGGCAACGTAGGCGAGCTTTTGGGTAAGCTGTATGTAGCTGCATATTTCCCAGAAGAGGCCAAACAAACCTGTGAAGAATTAGTGGGCTACTTACGTCAATCATTTGATGCACATATCCGCGGTCTGGCGTGGATGTCTCCCGCTACGCAGGAGAAAGCACTAGAGAAATTGTCAAAATTCACGGTTAAAATCGGCTATCCTGATAAATGGAAAGATTATTCTAACCTAAGTGTTGGTACATCCTTGTTTGCAAATATCAACGACATCAAAAGATGGCGTTTTGCAGAAAATCTAGCGAAGCAAGGTAAACCGGTAGATAAAGAGGAGTGGGGTATGTCTCCACAAACGGTGAATGCCTATTACAGTCCATTGAACAATGAGATTGTATTCCCAGCAGCAATCCTTCAGCCACCATTTTATGATTACAAAGCAGATGCAGCCGTTAATTTTGGTGGTATCGGTGCTGTGATCGGGCATGAGCTCTCTCATGGATTCGATGACTCGGGTTCACAATATGATGGCGATGGTAACCTAAATAACTGGTGGACAGATCAAGACCGGGAGAAGTTCGAAAAAGCAGCTGATGCTTTGGTTGCACAATTTGAGACATACGAGCCTGTACCGGGTGTATTTGTAAATGGTCGTTTCACCTTAGGGGAAAATATCGGTGACTTAGGTGGTTCTTCTGTTGCTTTCGATGCATTGCAAATGTATTTGAAAGATAAAGGAAACCCTGGTCTTATTGACGGTTACACCCAAGAACAACGTTTCTTCTTGTCGTGGGCTACGATCTGGCGTACCAAAACTACTGATGAGTTCGTAGTAAATCAGGTAAAAACAGATCCACACTCACCAGCACAGTATCGTGCGTTTGCGCCGATTATCAATTTAGATGCTTTTCACAATGCATTTGATACCAAACCTGGTGATAAAATGTATATTCCTAAGGAAGATCGTATTGTCATCTGGTAG
- a CDS encoding lipocalin family protein: MDKKQSLLVLSAVALGTAAYNILKPVRSKVPVIDDFDKSRYMGTWHEIARLDFFWEKNLTEVTATYDINTDGTISVLNRGFDTIKKVWKERKGKAKFLGDDHLGALKVSFFGPIYAGYNIMHIDQDYKYALVFGGSTDYMWILSREKHVPEHIQQKYVQYAMRAGYATDKLVWTEHD, encoded by the coding sequence ATGGATAAGAAACAGTCTTTATTAGTACTTTCTGCGGTGGCGCTTGGCACAGCAGCCTATAATATATTGAAGCCCGTGCGATCCAAAGTACCGGTCATCGATGATTTTGATAAGTCTCGCTATATGGGTACGTGGCATGAGATTGCACGGCTGGATTTCTTTTGGGAGAAAAACCTAACCGAGGTAACTGCAACGTATGACATCAATACAGATGGCACAATTAGCGTGCTCAATCGTGGATTTGACACCATCAAAAAGGTTTGGAAAGAGCGAAAAGGAAAAGCTAAGTTTCTGGGTGACGATCATTTAGGTGCCTTAAAAGTTTCATTTTTCGGACCTATCTACGCCGGTTACAATATTATGCATATAGATCAAGATTATAAATATGCCTTGGTATTTGGTGGAAGTACCGATTACATGTGGATCTTATCTAGAGAAAAGCATGTGCCAGAGCATATACAGCAAAAATATGTGCAATATGCGATGCGTGCAGGGTACGCTACAGACAAGCTTGTATGGACGGAACACGACTAA
- a CDS encoding phosphate ABC transporter ATP-binding protein: MYTLTGSETKETQTVIETTTTPLIQIKDLNVHIEGKQILKNVSLDIPNNSITSIIGPSGCGKTTLLKTLNRLLDDSKDVEVTGSVLVDGEDIYGKNAEVTHIRKKMGLLSQKPFPLPMSIYDNIVYGPRIHGERDKNKLKQIVETQLRNVGLWEEVKDRLGSSATRLSIGQQQRLCLARGLAVQPEIILGDESTSALDPISTQTIENLLIDLKKDYTIVLVTHILRQARRVSDYILFVYQGEVVEFGKTEDILLNPQQELTKQYVKGFIT; this comes from the coding sequence ATGTACACACTTACTGGCAGCGAAACAAAAGAAACACAAACTGTGATCGAAACGACTACAACACCTCTGATCCAGATTAAAGATCTGAATGTACATATCGAAGGAAAGCAGATTTTAAAAAATGTAAGCCTAGATATTCCTAATAACTCGATCACGTCTATCATCGGACCATCCGGCTGTGGCAAGACAACTTTATTAAAAACCTTGAACCGCCTGCTGGACGACAGCAAAGATGTGGAGGTTACAGGATCTGTGCTGGTAGATGGAGAAGATATTTACGGCAAGAACGCAGAGGTGACGCATATTCGCAAAAAAATGGGATTGCTCTCGCAAAAACCGTTTCCGTTGCCGATGTCGATCTACGATAACATCGTCTATGGACCTCGTATACACGGAGAACGAGATAAAAACAAGCTGAAACAGATCGTGGAAACCCAACTGCGCAACGTCGGCTTGTGGGAAGAGGTGAAAGATCGTTTGGGATCTTCTGCCACCCGATTATCCATCGGTCAACAACAGCGTCTTTGCTTAGCACGTGGACTAGCCGTACAACCAGAGATCATTCTCGGAGACGAATCTACCTCGGCTTTGGATCCCATTTCTACCCAGACCATCGAAAACTTGTTGATTGACCTAAAGAAAGACTATACCATCGTGTTGGTGACGCATATTCTACGGCAAGCACGTCGCGTATCGGATTATATTCTATTTGTGTATCAGGGCGAAGTCGTGGAATTTGGGAAGACGGAAGACATTTTGTTGAATCCACAACAGGAACTCACTAAGCAATATGTGAAAGGATTTATCACCTAA